One Sporolituus thermophilus DSM 23256 genomic region harbors:
- a CDS encoding sodium-dependent transporter, which translates to MQTVQGQTKLRRDGFSSGLAVFFATLGSAVGLGNIWKFPYLTGQYGGGAFLLVYLVCILLVGLPIMLGEFYIGRKARRNAVGAFAKLAPQTAWKHTGTLAVLAVYLIMFFYSCVAGWVYFYLFKALSGDFAQITLETAKAQFGNVVIGPWSPIIWQVIVMAVVSAILMLGVQKGIEKITKTLMPLLFILILICDIRALTLPGAAEGLNFLFQVDFSKLTPTVILTALGLAFFKLSLGMGVMITYSSYFTADTNFFGTATKVALSDTLVSMLAGIAIFPTVFSFGMEPGAGPGLLFMTIPLVFSKMPFGNTLLVAFFFLTSIAATTAMLSLVEVLVAYLAEEHGLSRRISVLVNAVIIVAFGALAALSVDKASLLGHITIFDKGFFDLFDYISSNILLPVGGLLVALFVGYAADREDVRRELTNRGAVRLAGMVDLFFFVIRYVTPAALIVVFLNSVGVIG; encoded by the coding sequence ATGCAAACAGTGCAAGGACAGACAAAATTGAGGCGCGACGGCTTTTCCTCCGGCCTGGCCGTGTTTTTCGCCACGCTGGGTTCGGCCGTCGGACTCGGTAACATCTGGAAGTTTCCTTATTTGACCGGGCAATATGGCGGCGGCGCTTTTCTCCTGGTTTACCTGGTATGTATTCTTCTGGTCGGTCTGCCCATCATGCTGGGCGAGTTTTATATCGGCCGTAAGGCTCGCCGCAACGCGGTGGGCGCCTTTGCAAAGCTGGCGCCGCAAACGGCGTGGAAACATACCGGAACCTTAGCCGTGCTGGCGGTGTACCTCATCATGTTTTTCTACAGCTGTGTGGCCGGGTGGGTGTATTTTTACCTCTTCAAGGCGCTCAGCGGCGACTTCGCCCAGATTACGCTCGAGACGGCCAAAGCGCAGTTCGGCAATGTCGTCATCGGTCCGTGGTCGCCCATAATCTGGCAGGTCATCGTCATGGCCGTTGTCTCCGCCATCCTGATGCTGGGTGTGCAGAAGGGCATTGAAAAGATTACGAAAACACTAATGCCGCTCTTATTTATCCTCATTTTGATTTGTGATATCCGTGCGCTGACTTTACCCGGCGCAGCCGAGGGCCTCAATTTCCTCTTTCAGGTCGATTTCAGCAAACTGACGCCGACCGTTATCCTTACCGCGCTGGGGCTGGCCTTTTTTAAGCTATCGCTCGGCATGGGAGTTATGATTACCTACAGCAGCTATTTTACGGCTGATACCAACTTTTTTGGCACCGCTACGAAAGTAGCTCTTTCCGATACGTTGGTTTCTATGTTGGCCGGTATCGCCATTTTCCCCACCGTGTTTTCCTTTGGCATGGAACCGGGTGCCGGGCCGGGACTGCTCTTCATGACCATTCCGCTGGTATTTTCCAAGATGCCCTTCGGCAATACATTGCTCGTAGCATTCTTTTTCCTGACCTCAATCGCCGCGACGACAGCCATGCTGTCGCTGGTCGAGGTGCTGGTGGCATATCTCGCCGAGGAGCACGGCCTATCGCGGCGTATATCGGTACTGGTAAACGCGGTCATCATCGTGGCCTTTGGCGCCTTAGCCGCCTTGTCGGTAGACAAAGCCAGCCTGCTCGGCCATATCACGATTTTCGACAAAGGGTTCTTTGACCTCTTTGACTATATTTCTTCCAATATCCTGCTGCCGGTAGGCGGCCTGCTGGTTGCGCTGTTTGTCGGTTATGCCGCCGACCGGGAAGATGTAAGGCGGGAACTGACCAACCGCGGCGCCGTCCGGCTGGCCGGGATGGTCGACCTCTTCTTCTTTGTTATCCGCTATGTAACCCCGGCGGCGCTGATAGTGGTCTTTTTGAACTCGGTCGGGGTAATCGGGTAA
- a CDS encoding nitroreductase family protein, which translates to MDKLDFIYKRRSVRNFLDADVPADDLREILKAAVYAPSGKNMQNWHFVVVKNKAKIAEMAQIVERKNAELAELLPSEEKRKAFRGMVAYHTVFKKAPVVILVYAGPYPTLATDLAEAKAAPLDLIHALARPNPGVQNIAAAMENLLLAAANLGYGTCWMTGPTYAAEEISKLVGFAKPGYYLAALTPLGVPADNNGTNPPRKPLDEVVTFVD; encoded by the coding sequence ATGGACAAACTGGACTTTATTTATAAGCGTCGCAGTGTGCGCAATTTTCTGGACGCCGACGTTCCTGCCGATGATCTGCGGGAAATTCTTAAAGCTGCCGTCTATGCCCCATCGGGGAAAAATATGCAGAACTGGCATTTTGTCGTAGTAAAAAATAAGGCAAAAATCGCGGAAATGGCCCAGATCGTCGAGCGGAAAAACGCCGAGCTGGCCGAGCTCTTGCCCAGTGAGGAAAAGCGCAAGGCGTTCCGCGGCATGGTGGCATACCATACCGTCTTCAAAAAGGCGCCTGTGGTCATCCTTGTCTATGCCGGGCCCTATCCCACTTTGGCTACTGACCTGGCCGAGGCCAAGGCGGCGCCGCTGGATCTCATCCATGCTTTAGCCCGTCCCAATCCCGGCGTCCAAAACATTGCCGCCGCCATGGAAAACCTGCTGCTGGCCGCTGCGAATTTAGGCTACGGCACCTGCTGGATGACGGGGCCGACCTATGCCGCCGAGGAAATTTCCAAGCTTGTCGGTTTTGCCAAGCCCGGCTACTATCTGGCAGCCTTGACGCCGCTCGGCGTTCCGGCCGATAACAACGGGACCAACCCGCCACGCAAACCGCTTGATGAAGTTGTAACATTTGTTGATTAA
- a CDS encoding metal ABC transporter substrate-binding protein produces MRKIVHVLLALVLAAAIIAAGGCGGQAKTEQASGVPKVKVVATVYPVYEFTRQVGGDKVEVALLVPPGAEPHDWEPKAKDVALIKGAKLLLYHGAGLEPAAKLQSKEILGDVPAVAVSKGVPLLTEHDQDAHAKTGHAHSHGGDPHVWLDPVLAQQEVDNIVQALANIDPANADYYRQNGARFKGELSKLDEEYRQVLAKLPGRDIVTSHAAFGYLAKRYGLREIAIMGLAPDTEPTPDRMASIVRFCRENKVKYIFFETVVSPKLAETIARETGAGLLILNPLESLTEEELKQGKNYLSVMRDNLANLQKALAQ; encoded by the coding sequence ATGCGCAAGATTGTCCATGTTTTGCTTGCTTTGGTACTGGCAGCGGCCATAATTGCGGCCGGGGGGTGCGGCGGCCAGGCCAAAACCGAACAGGCCAGCGGCGTTCCCAAAGTTAAAGTGGTCGCAACCGTCTACCCCGTTTACGAGTTTACCCGCCAGGTAGGTGGCGATAAAGTGGAGGTGGCGCTCTTGGTTCCGCCCGGCGCCGAACCGCACGACTGGGAGCCTAAAGCCAAGGATGTGGCGCTGATCAAGGGCGCCAAACTGCTGCTTTATCACGGCGCCGGCCTGGAGCCGGCGGCTAAGCTGCAGTCCAAGGAGATACTTGGCGATGTGCCGGCCGTGGCCGTCAGTAAAGGCGTACCTTTGTTGACAGAGCATGACCAAGACGCCCATGCCAAGACCGGCCATGCCCATAGCCACGGCGGCGACCCCCATGTTTGGCTTGACCCCGTCTTGGCCCAACAGGAGGTGGACAATATCGTCCAGGCCCTGGCGAATATTGATCCGGCCAATGCCGACTATTACCGCCAAAACGGTGCCCGTTTTAAGGGCGAACTTAGCAAGTTGGACGAGGAGTACCGTCAGGTTTTGGCGAAACTGCCGGGCCGCGATATTGTCACTAGCCATGCCGCCTTTGGCTATCTTGCCAAGCGCTACGGACTGCGGGAAATAGCGATTATGGGACTAGCGCCCGACACCGAACCGACGCCGGACCGCATGGCCTCCATTGTGCGCTTTTGCCGCGAAAACAAAGTAAAGTACATTTTCTTTGAAACGGTCGTCAGCCCGAAACTGGCCGAGACAATTGCCCGGGAAACAGGGGCAGGGCTGCTCATACTTAACCCGCTCGAATCGCTGACCGAGGAAGAGCTAAAGCAGGGTAAAAATTATCTTTCGGTTATGCGCGACAACTTGGCCAATTTGCAGAAAGCCTTGGCCCAATAA
- a CDS encoding pyridoxal-phosphate dependent enzyme — protein MEFLCAKCQKTYPIGGLQYKCECGGLFSLKKAPGERVPITVSLGETVTPIIKRRFGGVEVNLKLDYFMPTGSFKDRGAFILINAIKAAGITEVVEDSSGNAGASIAGYSAAAGIKCNIYIPESTSPGKIKQLSAYKANVVKVPGSRDDTARAILEAAKATYYASHVYNPLFFEGTKSIAYEIYEQVGIPDYVVSPVGNGTMLLGLYLGFKELGKLPRLLAVQSANCAPVYRKFHGLAPAPAGSTVAEGIAVPTPMRMDEILAAIRETDGDIITVTDDEVAAAHEQLGAMGIYAEATASAVVAGVQRYFKPEEADGLNIVVPLTGTGLKK, from the coding sequence ATGGAATTTTTGTGCGCTAAGTGCCAAAAGACTTACCCAATCGGCGGCCTTCAGTATAAGTGCGAGTGCGGCGGTCTATTTTCCCTGAAAAAAGCGCCGGGGGAACGCGTGCCAATCACCGTGTCGCTAGGCGAAACAGTAACTCCCATCATCAAGCGCCGTTTCGGCGGGGTCGAAGTTAATCTGAAATTAGACTACTTTATGCCTACCGGCTCATTCAAGGACCGCGGCGCCTTCATCCTCATCAACGCCATTAAGGCGGCCGGCATCACCGAAGTCGTCGAAGACTCTTCCGGCAATGCCGGCGCGTCCATTGCCGGCTATTCTGCCGCCGCCGGCATCAAGTGCAACATTTACATCCCGGAAAGTACTTCGCCGGGCAAAATTAAACAGCTCAGCGCCTACAAAGCCAACGTGGTGAAGGTGCCGGGCTCGCGCGACGACACGGCCCGCGCTATCCTGGAAGCCGCCAAAGCTACCTATTATGCTTCCCATGTCTATAATCCTTTGTTTTTCGAGGGGACAAAGTCAATCGCCTACGAAATCTACGAGCAGGTAGGGATACCTGACTATGTCGTCTCGCCGGTTGGCAACGGCACGATGCTGCTGGGACTTTATCTCGGCTTTAAGGAGCTTGGCAAGCTGCCGCGTCTGCTCGCCGTCCAGAGCGCCAACTGCGCGCCCGTTTACCGGAAGTTTCACGGTCTGGCGCCGGCGCCGGCCGGCAGCACGGTTGCCGAGGGCATTGCCGTCCCCACGCCCATGCGTATGGACGAAATTCTCGCCGCGATCCGGGAAACGGACGGTGATATCATAACCGTCACCGACGACGAAGTTGCCGCTGCCCACGAACAATTGGGCGCCATGGGGATTTATGCGGAAGCGACGGCCAGCGCGGTGGTGGCCGGCGTGCAGCGGTATTTTAAGCCGGAAGAAGCGGACGGCTTGAACATCGTCGTACCGCTGACCGGGACGGGACTGAAAAAGTAA
- the gluQRS gene encoding tRNA glutamyl-Q(34) synthetase GluQRS: MSKVRGRFAPSPTGEMHLGNAWTALLAWLQVRRRGGVMVLRIEDLDPDRSRPIFTAKLLDDMRWLGLDWDEGPDVGGPFGPYRQDERRDRYEAAVAKLTAAGLVYPCYCSRAELHSAASAPHAGEREFVYPGTCRKLGSVQAEKVRQAGRRPALRLRVPDINISFIDGVHGTVTQNLAAACGDFIIRRSDGVHAYQLAVVVDDGAMGITHVLRGDDLLASTPRQLLLYRLLGLTAPFFTHVPLLCGMDGHRLSKRQKDLSLAALRARGVSPRAIVGYLAWKACLLPEYRPAAPAELIAAFDEKVLPAGPIAVPDDLADFLHKGE, encoded by the coding sequence ATGAGCAAGGTGCGTGGACGGTTTGCCCCCAGCCCGACCGGCGAAATGCATTTGGGCAACGCCTGGACGGCTCTCTTAGCATGGCTGCAGGTGCGTCGGCGGGGCGGCGTGATGGTGCTGCGGATCGAAGACCTTGATCCTGACCGGTCCCGGCCAATCTTTACGGCGAAGCTCTTAGACGATATGCGCTGGCTGGGCCTCGACTGGGATGAAGGGCCGGACGTGGGTGGTCCCTTTGGACCCTACCGGCAAGATGAGCGGCGGGACCGCTATGAAGCGGCTGTTGCCAAACTTACCGCCGCCGGGCTGGTTTATCCCTGCTACTGCAGCCGGGCGGAACTCCACTCCGCCGCCAGCGCCCCTCATGCCGGCGAGCGCGAATTTGTTTATCCCGGCACCTGCCGGAAGCTTGGCAGCGTTCAGGCCGAGAAAGTTCGCCAGGCCGGCCGGCGTCCCGCGCTGCGCCTGCGCGTGCCGGACATAAATATTTCTTTTATTGACGGTGTTCATGGAACGGTTACGCAGAATTTGGCGGCCGCCTGCGGCGATTTTATCATTCGCCGCTCGGACGGGGTCCATGCCTATCAACTGGCGGTGGTAGTGGATGATGGGGCCATGGGCATCACCCATGTATTGCGTGGCGACGACCTATTGGCCTCCACTCCCCGGCAGCTCTTGCTTTACCGCCTGCTGGGCCTTACTGCGCCGTTTTTCACCCATGTGCCGCTGTTGTGTGGGATGGACGGCCACCGCTTGTCCAAACGGCAAAAGGATTTGTCACTGGCGGCGCTCAGGGCGCGCGGCGTAAGCCCCCGCGCCATCGTCGGCTATTTGGCGTGGAAGGCCTGTCTTTTGCCTGAGTACCGGCCGGCGGCGCCGGCCGAATTGATTGCCGCTTTTGATGAAAAGGTTTTGCCGGCCGGGCCGATTGCCGTTCCCGATGATTTAGCCGATTTTCTCCACAAGGGTGAGTAG
- a CDS encoding cytochrome b/b6 domain-containing protein, giving the protein MKLLLHPLPVRIFHWTMFACVITLLFTGLYLHYPFDAVRLPVSMVRKVHLVFGFILTINLLGQIYYYLYTGKYTEVLLSRHDLPHLRSFFRYYLFITEHHPNFGRYNPGQKFIFTAWGLAVLVGAITGTGLLFSDQSQWLQKLLGGLHVMRFIQFFIAMFFAATIPLHLYLVFTEEPAKLQAMFTGYLNKEPKLPPPQR; this is encoded by the coding sequence ATGAAACTGCTTCTTCACCCGCTGCCGGTGCGCATCTTTCACTGGACGATGTTTGCCTGTGTCATTACACTGCTCTTTACCGGACTGTATCTTCATTATCCCTTTGACGCGGTGCGGCTGCCGGTCAGCATGGTGCGCAAGGTACACCTTGTTTTCGGCTTTATTCTCACGATTAACCTGCTGGGGCAGATCTACTATTATCTTTATACCGGCAAGTACACCGAGGTGCTGCTCAGCCGCCACGACCTTCCTCACCTGCGCAGTTTTTTTCGCTACTATCTTTTTATTACCGAGCATCATCCCAATTTCGGACGGTATAACCCCGGGCAAAAATTCATCTTTACCGCCTGGGGACTAGCGGTGCTGGTCGGCGCCATAACCGGTACGGGACTGCTTTTTTCCGACCAATCCCAGTGGCTGCAGAAACTGCTCGGCGGCCTGCACGTCATGCGGTTCATCCAGTTCTTCATCGCCATGTTTTTTGCCGCTACCATTCCGCTGCATTTGTACCTGGTCTTTACGGAAGAGCCGGCCAAACTGCAGGCGATGTTTACCGGCTATCTCAATAAGGAGCCAAAACTACCGCCACCACAGAGATAA
- a CDS encoding Mur ligase family protein: MNYLLRLLDGAAGISCHSGEIKPGWVFVAIRGRVTDGNGYATEAVCRGAKAVVTDAPDRLPPLAVPVAVVPDARQALAALAAHFYNHPSRSLNIVGITGSNGKTTVAFMLEHIFRTAGHLPGLIGTVRVNVGKTSFPSRLTTPDAASLQRYLALMRDSGVTHAAMEVSAQGVEMSRVDHVAFSCGILTNICADHLDFHHTFAGYLAAKERFLTLLGTSPLVVNSDDEHCRRMAALAGGPVVTVSLARPADVTAQILHTTAYGSKFRLTWNKLPGCQDIPAGQITVSLPLPGRHNVANALLVGAAALLHGTAPGELAAAFCSFKGIERRLEIYRCGGFTVIDDTALNPGSIDAVFATITSFRYRRLVVVNAIRGGRGAAINALNAACLARWQYALPFELIVTASADQVGPADTVTSQERQAFLDSLSRAGAAFSFYVDLQTAIRSALQRLYDGDLLVLLGAQGMDAGRQVLQEQISTSAQPRPATDFAIGTRP, translated from the coding sequence GTGAACTATTTACTCCGTTTGCTCGACGGCGCCGCCGGTATCAGCTGCCATTCCGGCGAAATCAAACCAGGCTGGGTGTTTGTCGCCATCCGGGGTCGCGTCACAGACGGAAACGGCTATGCCACCGAAGCCGTCTGCCGTGGCGCGAAGGCGGTTGTCACCGATGCGCCTGACCGGCTGCCGCCCCTTGCCGTGCCGGTTGCCGTTGTGCCCGACGCCCGTCAGGCGTTGGCCGCCTTGGCCGCTCATTTTTACAACCACCCCTCCCGCAGCCTAAACATTGTTGGCATCACCGGCAGCAACGGCAAAACGACCGTCGCCTTTATGCTGGAGCATATTTTTCGCACCGCCGGCCATCTCCCGGGCCTGATTGGAACCGTCCGCGTCAATGTGGGGAAAACATCATTCCCTAGCAGGCTCACCACCCCCGATGCGGCGAGCCTTCAGCGTTACCTGGCCCTGATGCGCGACAGCGGTGTCACCCATGCCGCCATGGAAGTATCGGCCCAAGGCGTGGAAATGAGCCGCGTCGACCACGTCGCTTTTTCCTGCGGCATTTTGACCAATATCTGCGCCGACCACCTGGACTTTCACCACACTTTTGCCGGCTATCTGGCCGCCAAAGAGCGTTTCCTCACCCTGCTCGGGACGTCGCCCCTGGTCGTGAACAGCGACGACGAACATTGCCGGCGCATGGCCGCCCTGGCCGGCGGACCGGTCGTAACGGTTTCGCTCGCCCGCCCTGCCGACGTAACCGCCCAGATACTACATACCACGGCCTATGGCAGCAAGTTCCGGCTCACCTGGAATAAGCTCCCCGGATGCCAGGACATTCCCGCCGGCCAAATCACCGTCAGCCTGCCCCTGCCGGGCCGGCACAACGTCGCAAACGCCCTGCTCGTCGGTGCGGCCGCCTTGCTGCACGGCACAGCGCCGGGCGAGCTCGCCGCGGCCTTTTGTTCCTTTAAAGGGATCGAGCGTCGCCTGGAAATCTACCGCTGCGGCGGCTTTACCGTCATTGACGATACGGCGCTCAACCCGGGCAGCATTGACGCCGTCTTTGCCACCATCACCAGTTTCCGTTACCGTCGCCTGGTGGTTGTCAATGCCATCCGCGGCGGACGCGGCGCCGCCATCAATGCCCTCAACGCCGCCTGCCTGGCCCGCTGGCAATATGCCCTGCCGTTTGAACTCATTGTCACCGCCAGCGCCGACCAGGTTGGACCTGCCGACACCGTAACCAGCCAGGAGCGCCAGGCCTTCCTGGACAGTTTAAGCCGCGCCGGCGCCGCCTTTTCCTTTTACGTCGACCTGCAGACTGCCATTCGGTCCGCCCTCCAGCGCCTGTATGACGGCGACCTGCTCGTCCTGCTCGGCGCCCAGGGCATGGACGCCGGTCGCCAGGTATTACAGGAACAAATCAGTACTAGTGCCCAGCCGCGCCCGGCGACCGATTTCGCTATTGGCACCCGCCCGTGA
- a CDS encoding VanW family protein, which translates to MKLWGKAVALFVLVALPGCGWLQPPAPKQRPDSVAPGVTVEGTAVGGLTRAELETVLKSLAQQRYRTPQDARFDDETGKVAAGEPGRRLDITATADQAMAAPPNSALAGIYQDIQPAISAAQLEQARRLGSYTTEILDASPGRLHNIRLTAKLINNAVIEPGAEFSFNRHTGEPTAERGFKEAPVIGRDGQMEYGLGGGMCQVSSTLYNAVLAAGWPVTERHPHSQPVAYVPQGCDATTYTDKDLRFVNATRQRAVIRAVVHGRRLTVDLWGLSKE; encoded by the coding sequence GTGAAATTGTGGGGGAAAGCAGTCGCGCTGTTTGTTCTTGTTGCCTTACCCGGCTGCGGTTGGCTGCAGCCGCCGGCCCCTAAACAACGGCCGGATTCTGTGGCGCCGGGGGTGACCGTGGAAGGGACGGCGGTAGGCGGGCTGACCCGGGCCGAACTGGAGACGGTGCTTAAGTCGCTGGCCCAGCAGCGTTACCGGACTCCCCAAGATGCCCGGTTTGACGATGAAACCGGCAAAGTGGCGGCCGGCGAGCCAGGGCGCCGGCTGGACATCACCGCCACCGCCGACCAGGCGATGGCGGCGCCGCCGAACAGCGCTTTAGCGGGAATTTACCAGGATATCCAGCCGGCCATTAGTGCGGCCCAGCTTGAGCAGGCCCGCCGTCTGGGCAGTTATACCACCGAAATCCTTGATGCCAGTCCCGGCCGTCTCCACAACATCCGGTTGACGGCCAAACTCATCAACAACGCCGTTATTGAGCCAGGCGCCGAATTTTCCTTCAACCGCCATACCGGTGAACCAACCGCCGAACGGGGCTTTAAGGAAGCGCCGGTCATCGGCAGGGACGGCCAAATGGAATATGGCCTGGGAGGCGGCATGTGCCAGGTTTCGTCCACTTTATACAATGCCGTCCTGGCCGCTGGCTGGCCGGTAACCGAGCGGCACCCCCACTCGCAGCCGGTGGCCTATGTGCCCCAAGGGTGTGATGCCACGACCTACACCGACAAAGACCTGCGCTTTGTCAATGCCACCCGGCAGCGGGCCGTTATCCGCGCCGTCGTGCACGGCCGCCGGCTTACCGTCGACCTGTGGGGCCTATCCAAAGAATAG
- a CDS encoding SpoIID/LytB domain-containing protein — MRNNRYSVFAIVAIFVVVAVAGAFALLRPPAQKPAPLPTPPPAPAQPAPPPPQPIPGMPPFDADKYKAEPTVAVWMADKGYVEHMPLEKYLEGVIAQEMEPDWPLEALKAQAIASRTLTISAIEAGTIRRLHNADVSTSKDELQAYAPQKVNAAVRDAVQATRGQVLLYAGSLIYAIYHSSNGQINATKEESFPKEIPHPTPYFQPVTDDSFRYTPANIQAWEAKIPAGEVAAAVGYGGNPGDITILEKGPSGRILFIGAGDKKVYGAEFRKAVGYDRLKSTLITEMTFDGSHFTFRGKGWGNGVGLCQWGAYTFAKDGRSAEEILKHYYVGAEIRKLWD, encoded by the coding sequence ATGCGCAATAACCGATACTCAGTATTCGCAATAGTCGCAATCTTCGTCGTGGTAGCCGTCGCGGGAGCATTTGCCCTACTGCGCCCTCCCGCCCAAAAGCCAGCGCCGCTGCCAACGCCTCCGCCGGCGCCAGCGCAGCCGGCGCCGCCACCGCCACAGCCCATTCCCGGCATGCCGCCATTTGATGCGGACAAGTACAAGGCCGAACCGACCGTGGCGGTGTGGATGGCGGATAAAGGTTATGTGGAACATATGCCGCTGGAAAAATATCTGGAAGGGGTTATCGCGCAGGAAATGGAGCCCGACTGGCCGCTGGAGGCCCTCAAGGCCCAGGCGATCGCTTCCCGGACGCTGACAATCAGCGCGATTGAAGCGGGAACCATCCGCCGGCTCCATAACGCCGATGTCAGCACATCCAAGGACGAACTTCAGGCCTACGCGCCGCAAAAAGTCAACGCTGCGGTGCGCGACGCCGTCCAGGCTACACGGGGACAGGTGCTATTGTATGCCGGCAGCCTAATTTATGCGATTTACCATTCCAGCAACGGTCAAATTAACGCGACCAAGGAAGAGAGTTTTCCCAAGGAAATACCCCATCCCACGCCTTACTTTCAGCCGGTAACCGACGATAGTTTCCGTTATACGCCGGCCAACATCCAGGCCTGGGAGGCCAAAATTCCTGCCGGTGAAGTGGCCGCCGCCGTGGGCTACGGCGGCAACCCCGGCGATATTACCATTCTGGAGAAAGGACCATCGGGCCGCATTCTCTTTATTGGCGCCGGCGATAAAAAAGTGTACGGCGCCGAATTCCGCAAGGCGGTAGGTTATGACCGGCTTAAGTCCACCCTTATTACTGAGATGACCTTTGACGGCAGCCATTTTACCTTTAGGGGCAAAGGCTGGGGCAACGGTGTCGGCCTCTGTCAATGGGGAGCCTATACTTTTGCTAAGGACGGCCGCAGCGCCGAGGAAATTCTCAAACACTACTACGTCGGCGCTGAAATCCGCAAACTTTGGGACTAA
- a CDS encoding DUF1934 domain-containing protein, whose translation MKQVVVTVVGTQRDADGEENRIELVTVGKYYTKNNIHYITYQESTVSGMEGTTTLIKLYPSHAAVVRMGQIEQKQEFREGQRSRSTYVTPFGTMRMSVYTSRLAVDIAGTTGNIEIEYDLEIEGQWQSANKLSVKIREDERQDGY comes from the coding sequence ATGAAACAAGTTGTCGTGACCGTCGTTGGCACCCAGCGCGACGCGGACGGGGAAGAAAACCGGATTGAATTAGTGACGGTAGGCAAGTATTATACCAAGAATAACATCCATTATATTACTTACCAGGAGAGTACCGTCTCCGGGATGGAGGGAACGACTACCCTTATCAAGCTCTATCCCTCCCATGCCGCTGTTGTCCGTATGGGCCAGATTGAACAGAAACAGGAATTCCGCGAAGGTCAGCGCAGCCGCAGCACCTATGTCACGCCCTTCGGGACGATGCGCATGAGTGTATATACCAGCCGCCTGGCTGTTGATATTGCCGGTACAACCGGCAATATCGAAATTGAATACGATTTGGAAATTGAGGGACAGTGGCAGAGCGCCAACAAGCTGTCCGTAAAAATACGGGAGGATGAAAGGCAAGATGGATATTAA